One part of the Glycine max cultivar Williams 82 chromosome 14, Glycine_max_v4.0, whole genome shotgun sequence genome encodes these proteins:
- the LOC106795857 gene encoding uncharacterized protein, translating into MKDIKKYWFNASSPSTTQSIRLGRSYTKPHYESNRDGTKPMWQMLWRKLKRDHKKKGFGSMEGIYDPESYSMNFDHGTGWMEPDNLPRSFSSRYADPSRILPPRHLLD; encoded by the coding sequence ATGAAGGATATCAAGAAGTATTGGTTCAATGCAAGCAGCCCAAGTACTACTCAAAGCATAAGGTTGGGTCGGAGCTACACAAAACCGCACTATGAGAGCAACCGTGATGGCACAAAACCAATGTGGCAAATGCTTTGGAGAAAGCTCAAAAGGGATCATAAGAAGAAAGGGTTTGGTTCAATGGAGGGTATTTATGACCCGGAATCATACTCTATGAACTTTGATCATGGAACTGGATGGATGGAGCCTGATAACCTCCCTCGTTCCTTCTCTTCTCGGTATGCTGACCCATCTAGGATCTTACCACCTAGACATTTATTGGattaa